Proteins found in one Syngnathus acus chromosome 9, fSynAcu1.2, whole genome shotgun sequence genomic segment:
- the LOC119127734 gene encoding gastrula zinc finger protein XlCGF57.1-like isoform X2, with protein MWANEFVHFNEQMEQKFLCTIKEEEEPERPCLKEEAEESCDIKKEEEEEDTCKMPLTGVPVKSLDEGQQEVSKGAEPPSCSSSQPMTREGDGDHCGGSQAAPPSDSVDVSSHVPAAAAAESQNKHRQCSQCGKCCANNSVLKQHMKMHTGGKPFSCSVCGQKFSQKVHLKTHTRVHTGEKPFSCSVCGQKFRQKETLERHKTVHTGEKPFSCSVCGQRFSMKFTLKIHTRIHTGEKPFSCSVCGQRFCHKQSLKSHTRIHTGEKPFSCSVCGQRFSLKSNLKSHTRNHTDEKPFSCSVCGQKFSRRECLNGHTRTHTGEKPFSCSVCGQKFSRREHLNGHTRTHTGEKPFSCSICGKKFSRKGSLTCHTRTHTGEKPFSCSVCGQKFSYKGQFETHTSSHTGEKPFSCSVCGQKFSCKKSFKSHTRNHSGETFSCSVCGQKFRQKGNLKRHTRIHTGEKPFSCSVCAQTFALRGGLIMHTKIHTGEKPFSCSVCGKIFSRKATLKRHSRVHTGEKPFSCSVCGQKFSHKTSLIKHIVAHT; from the coding sequence atgtGGGCAAATGAATTTGTTCACTTCAATGAACAAATGGAGCAGAAGTTTCTTTGCACcataaaagaggaggaagagccggAGCGGCCTTGTCTTAAagaggaggctgaggagtcctgtgacattaaaaaggaggaggaggaggaggataccTGCAAAATGCCATTGACTGGTGTTCCCGTGAAGAGTTTAGATGAGGGTCAACAGGAGGTGAGCAAAGGGGCGGAGCCTCCAAGCTGCAGCTCAAGTCAACCAATGACCAGAgaaggtgatggagaccaCTGTGGAGGATCACAAGCAGCTCCACCATCAGATAGTGTTGACGTGTCGTCACatgttcctgctgctgctgctgctgagtctcaaaacaaacacaggcaaTGTTCTCAGTGTGGGAAATGTTGTGCTAATAACAGTGTTTTGAAACAACACATGAAAATGCACACTGGCggaaaacctttttcatgctcagtttgtggccaaaaattctctcagaaggtacacttgaaaactCATACAAGagtccacactggcgagaaacctttttcatgctccgTTTGTGGCCAGAAATTCCGTCAGAAGGAAACCTTAGAAAGGCACAAAACagtccacactggtgagaaacctttttcatgctcagtttgtggccaaagattttcAATGAAGTTTACCTTAAAaattcatacaagaatccacactggcgagaaacctttttcatgctcagtttgtggccaaagattctgtCACAAGCAGAGcttaaaaagtcacacaagaatccacactggtgagaaacctttttcatgctcagtttgtggccaaagattttcACTGAAGTCTAacttaaaaagtcatacaagaaACCACACTgacgagaaacctttttcatgttcagtttgtggccaaaaattctctcgaAGGGAATGTTTAAATGggcacacaagaacccacactggcgagaaacctttttcctgctcagtttgtggacAAAAATTCTCTCGGAGGGAACATTTAAATGggcacacaagaacccacactggtgagaaacctttttcctgctcaatTTGTGGGAAGAAATTCTCTCGGAAGGGAAGTCTAACATGtcatacaagaacccacactggcgagaaacctttttcatgctcagtttgtggccaaaaattctcttatAAGGGACAATTCGAAACTCATACAAGTAgtcacactggtgagaaacctttttcatgctcagtttgtggccaaaaattcagtTGCAAGAAAAGCTTCAAAAGCCACACAAGAAACCACAGTGGTGAgactttttcatgctcagtttgtggccagaaaTTCCGTCAAAAGGGAAActtaaaaaggcacacaagaatccacaccggcgagaaacctttttcatgttcaGTTTGTGCTCAAACATTCGCACTGAGGGGAGGTTTAATaatgcacacaaaaatccacactggcgagaaacctttttcatgctcggtttgtggcaaaatattttcaaggaAAGCAACCTTAAAAAGGCACTCAAGagtccacactggcgagaaacctttttcatgctctgtttgtggccaaaagttCTCTCACAAGACAAGCTTAATCAAGCACATAGTAGCCCACACCTAA
- the LOC119127734 gene encoding gastrula zinc finger protein XlCGF57.1-like isoform X4: protein MPLTGVPVKSLDEGQQEVSKGAEPPSCSSSQPMTREGDGDHCGGSQAAPPSDSVDVSSHVPAAAAAESQNKHRQCSQCGKCCANNSVLKQHMKMHTGGKPFSCSVCGQKFSQKVHLKTHTRVHTGEKPFSCSVCGQKFRQKETLERHKTVHTGEKPFSCSVCGQRFSMKFTLKIHTRIHTGEKPFSCSVCGQRFCHKQSLKSHTRIHTGEKPFSCSVCGQRFSLKSNLKSHTRNHTDEKPFSCSVCGQKFSRRECLNGHTRTHTGEKPFSCSVCGQKFSRREHLNGHTRTHTGEKPFSCSICGKKFSRKGSLTCHTRTHTGEKPFSCSVCGQKFSYKGQFETHTSSHTGEKPFSCSVCGQKFSCKKSFKSHTRNHSGETFSCSVCGQKFRQKGNLKRHTRIHTGEKPFSCSVCAQTFALRGGLIMHTKIHTGEKPFSCSVCGKIFSRKATLKRHSRVHTGEKPFSCSVCGQKFSHKTSLIKHIVAHT from the coding sequence ATGCCATTGACTGGTGTTCCCGTGAAGAGTTTAGATGAGGGTCAACAGGAGGTGAGCAAAGGGGCGGAGCCTCCAAGCTGCAGCTCAAGTCAACCAATGACCAGAgaaggtgatggagaccaCTGTGGAGGATCACAAGCAGCTCCACCATCAGATAGTGTTGACGTGTCGTCACatgttcctgctgctgctgctgctgagtctcaaaacaaacacaggcaaTGTTCTCAGTGTGGGAAATGTTGTGCTAATAACAGTGTTTTGAAACAACACATGAAAATGCACACTGGCggaaaacctttttcatgctcagtttgtggccaaaaattctctcagaaggtacacttgaaaactCATACAAGagtccacactggcgagaaacctttttcatgctccgTTTGTGGCCAGAAATTCCGTCAGAAGGAAACCTTAGAAAGGCACAAAACagtccacactggtgagaaacctttttcatgctcagtttgtggccaaagattttcAATGAAGTTTACCTTAAAaattcatacaagaatccacactggcgagaaacctttttcatgctcagtttgtggccaaagattctgtCACAAGCAGAGcttaaaaagtcacacaagaatccacactggtgagaaacctttttcatgctcagtttgtggccaaagattttcACTGAAGTCTAacttaaaaagtcatacaagaaACCACACTgacgagaaacctttttcatgttcagtttgtggccaaaaattctctcgaAGGGAATGTTTAAATGggcacacaagaacccacactggcgagaaacctttttcctgctcagtttgtggacAAAAATTCTCTCGGAGGGAACATTTAAATGggcacacaagaacccacactggtgagaaacctttttcctgctcaatTTGTGGGAAGAAATTCTCTCGGAAGGGAAGTCTAACATGtcatacaagaacccacactggcgagaaacctttttcatgctcagtttgtggccaaaaattctcttatAAGGGACAATTCGAAACTCATACAAGTAgtcacactggtgagaaacctttttcatgctcagtttgtggccaaaaattcagtTGCAAGAAAAGCTTCAAAAGCCACACAAGAAACCACAGTGGTGAgactttttcatgctcagtttgtggccagaaaTTCCGTCAAAAGGGAAActtaaaaaggcacacaagaatccacaccggcgagaaacctttttcatgttcaGTTTGTGCTCAAACATTCGCACTGAGGGGAGGTTTAATaatgcacacaaaaatccacactggcgagaaacctttttcatgctcggtttgtggcaaaatattttcaaggaAAGCAACCTTAAAAAGGCACTCAAGagtccacactggcgagaaacctttttcatgctctgtttgtggccaaaagttCTCTCACAAGACAAGCTTAATCAAGCACATAGTAGCCCACACCTAA
- the LOC119127734 gene encoding gastrula zinc finger protein XlCGF57.1-like isoform X3 — MLYCAEQTSVKLFVQSGRSQSALALKRKMWANEFVHFNEQMEQKFLCTIKEEEEPERPCLKEEAEESCDIKKEEEEEDTCKMPLTGVPVKSLDEGQQEVSKGAEPPSCSSSQPMTREGDGDHCGGSQAAPPSDSVDVSSHVPAAAAAESQNKHRQCSQCGKCCANNSVLKQHMKMHTGGKPFSCSVCGQKFSQKVHLKTHTRVHTGEKPFSCSVCGQKFRQKETLERHKTVHTGEKPFSCSVCGQRFSMKFTLKIHTRIHTGEKPFSCSVCGQRFCHKQSLKSHTRIHTGEKPFSCSVCGQRFSLKSNLKSHTRNHTDEKPFSCSVCGQKFSRRECLNGHTRTHTGEKPFSCSVCGQKFSRREHLNGHTRTHTGEKPFSCSICGKKFSRKGSLTCHTRTHTGEKPFSCSVCGQKFSYKGQFETHTSSHTGEKPFSCSVCGQKFSCKKSFKSHTRNHTGEKPFSCSVCGKIFSRKATLKRHSRVHTGEKPFSCSVCGQKFSHKTSLIKHIVAHT; from the exons ATGTTGTATTGCGCAGAGCAG ACATCAGTGAAGCTATTCGTCCAAAGCGGCAGGAGCCAGAGCGCACTCgcattaaagaggaagatgtGGGCAAATGAATTTGTTCACTTCAATGAACAAATGGAGCAGAAGTTTCTTTGCACcataaaagaggaggaagagccggAGCGGCCTTGTCTTAAagaggaggctgaggagtcctgtgacattaaaaaggaggaggaggaggaggataccTGCAAAATGCCATTGACTGGTGTTCCCGTGAAGAGTTTAGATGAGGGTCAACAGGAGGTGAGCAAAGGGGCGGAGCCTCCAAGCTGCAGCTCAAGTCAACCAATGACCAGAgaaggtgatggagaccaCTGTGGAGGATCACAAGCAGCTCCACCATCAGATAGTGTTGACGTGTCGTCACatgttcctgctgctgctgctgctgagtctcaaaacaaacacaggcaaTGTTCTCAGTGTGGGAAATGTTGTGCTAATAACAGTGTTTTGAAACAACACATGAAAATGCACACTGGCggaaaacctttttcatgctcagtttgtggccaaaaattctctcagaaggtacacttgaaaactCATACAAGagtccacactggcgagaaacctttttcatgctccgTTTGTGGCCAGAAATTCCGTCAGAAGGAAACCTTAGAAAGGCACAAAACagtccacactggtgagaaacctttttcatgctcagtttgtggccaaagattttcAATGAAGTTTACCTTAAAaattcatacaagaatccacactggcgagaaacctttttcatgctcagtttgtggccaaagattctgtCACAAGCAGAGcttaaaaagtcacacaagaatccacactggtgagaaacctttttcatgctcagtttgtggccaaagattttcACTGAAGTCTAacttaaaaagtcatacaagaaACCACACTgacgagaaacctttttcatgttcagtttgtggccaaaaattctctcgaAGGGAATGTTTAAATGggcacacaagaacccacactggcgagaaacctttttcctgctcagtttgtggacAAAAATTCTCTCGGAGGGAACATTTAAATGggcacacaagaacccacactggtgagaaacctttttcctgctcaatTTGTGGGAAGAAATTCTCTCGGAAGGGAAGTCTAACATGtcatacaagaacccacactggcgagaaacctttttcatgctcagtttgtggccaaaaattctcttatAAGGGACAATTCGAAACTCATACAAGTAgtcacactggtgagaaacctttttcatgctcagtttgtggccaaaaattcagtTGCAAGAAAAGCTTCAAAAGCCACACAAGAAA ccacactggcgagaaacctttttcatgctcggtttgtggcaaaatattttcaaggaAAGCAACCTTAAAAAGGCACTCAAGagtccacactggcgagaaacctttttcatgctctgtttgtggccaaaagttCTCTCACAAGACAAGCTTAATCAAGCACATAGTAGCCCACACCTAA
- the LOC119127734 gene encoding gastrula zinc finger protein XlCGF57.1-like isoform X1 → MLYCAEQTSVKLFVQSGRSQSALALKRKMWANEFVHFNEQMEQKFLCTIKEEEEPERPCLKEEAEESCDIKKEEEEEDTCKMPLTGVPVKSLDEGQQEVSKGAEPPSCSSSQPMTREGDGDHCGGSQAAPPSDSVDVSSHVPAAAAAESQNKHRQCSQCGKCCANNSVLKQHMKMHTGGKPFSCSVCGQKFSQKVHLKTHTRVHTGEKPFSCSVCGQKFRQKETLERHKTVHTGEKPFSCSVCGQRFSMKFTLKIHTRIHTGEKPFSCSVCGQRFCHKQSLKSHTRIHTGEKPFSCSVCGQRFSLKSNLKSHTRNHTDEKPFSCSVCGQKFSRRECLNGHTRTHTGEKPFSCSVCGQKFSRREHLNGHTRTHTGEKPFSCSICGKKFSRKGSLTCHTRTHTGEKPFSCSVCGQKFSYKGQFETHTSSHTGEKPFSCSVCGQKFSCKKSFKSHTRNHSGETFSCSVCGQKFRQKGNLKRHTRIHTGEKPFSCSVCAQTFALRGGLIMHTKIHTGEKPFSCSVCGKIFSRKATLKRHSRVHTGEKPFSCSVCGQKFSHKTSLIKHIVAHT, encoded by the exons ATGTTGTATTGCGCAGAGCAG ACATCAGTGAAGCTATTCGTCCAAAGCGGCAGGAGCCAGAGCGCACTCgcattaaagaggaagatgtGGGCAAATGAATTTGTTCACTTCAATGAACAAATGGAGCAGAAGTTTCTTTGCACcataaaagaggaggaagagccggAGCGGCCTTGTCTTAAagaggaggctgaggagtcctgtgacattaaaaaggaggaggaggaggaggataccTGCAAAATGCCATTGACTGGTGTTCCCGTGAAGAGTTTAGATGAGGGTCAACAGGAGGTGAGCAAAGGGGCGGAGCCTCCAAGCTGCAGCTCAAGTCAACCAATGACCAGAgaaggtgatggagaccaCTGTGGAGGATCACAAGCAGCTCCACCATCAGATAGTGTTGACGTGTCGTCACatgttcctgctgctgctgctgctgagtctcaaaacaaacacaggcaaTGTTCTCAGTGTGGGAAATGTTGTGCTAATAACAGTGTTTTGAAACAACACATGAAAATGCACACTGGCggaaaacctttttcatgctcagtttgtggccaaaaattctctcagaaggtacacttgaaaactCATACAAGagtccacactggcgagaaacctttttcatgctccgTTTGTGGCCAGAAATTCCGTCAGAAGGAAACCTTAGAAAGGCACAAAACagtccacactggtgagaaacctttttcatgctcagtttgtggccaaagattttcAATGAAGTTTACCTTAAAaattcatacaagaatccacactggcgagaaacctttttcatgctcagtttgtggccaaagattctgtCACAAGCAGAGcttaaaaagtcacacaagaatccacactggtgagaaacctttttcatgctcagtttgtggccaaagattttcACTGAAGTCTAacttaaaaagtcatacaagaaACCACACTgacgagaaacctttttcatgttcagtttgtggccaaaaattctctcgaAGGGAATGTTTAAATGggcacacaagaacccacactggcgagaaacctttttcctgctcagtttgtggacAAAAATTCTCTCGGAGGGAACATTTAAATGggcacacaagaacccacactggtgagaaacctttttcctgctcaatTTGTGGGAAGAAATTCTCTCGGAAGGGAAGTCTAACATGtcatacaagaacccacactggcgagaaacctttttcatgctcagtttgtggccaaaaattctcttatAAGGGACAATTCGAAACTCATACAAGTAgtcacactggtgagaaacctttttcatgctcagtttgtggccaaaaattcagtTGCAAGAAAAGCTTCAAAAGCCACACAAGAAACCACAGTGGTGAgactttttcatgctcagtttgtggccagaaaTTCCGTCAAAAGGGAAActtaaaaaggcacacaagaatccacaccggcgagaaacctttttcatgttcaGTTTGTGCTCAAACATTCGCACTGAGGGGAGGTTTAATaatgcacacaaaaatccacactggcgagaaacctttttcatgctcggtttgtggcaaaatattttcaaggaAAGCAACCTTAAAAAGGCACTCAAGagtccacactggcgagaaacctttttcatgctctgtttgtggccaaaagttCTCTCACAAGACAAGCTTAATCAAGCACATAGTAGCCCACACCTAA